The Sorex araneus isolate mSorAra2 chromosome 7, mSorAra2.pri, whole genome shotgun sequence nucleotide sequence TTCTATACATGGAGAAATATTTAAGTATACTTGCATACTAAAAGGGCATAAAGAATCTATGACAAATTAATGACCTTATATATATTACAGGTATGAGATGAAGATTTAAACTAtttctgtaaatatattttaatagcgCCAGTGTTGTGTATTTTGTAAGGAAACCAAATATGGTAAAACATCTAAATGAGAAAAGACAGGGCAATATTAATAACTAAGCAAGAAAGACAGCTGATACTTCTCTtatcctctcccccctccccaaactcattttgtttttttggccacatccagctgtggccagggatgacccctggtgatgctctggggaccatatggagtgctagggttggccacacgcagggCAAGCGCGCTACCCGCCTTACTATTACTCCCACCCCCCTCACCGGCTTTCTAatgaacataaattatttttccaacaCAAAAAACTgcttatagaaataaataaatgaaccccCAGTCTAATTCCACGTGCTTAAGAAAAACGTTGCAGGGGGAAAGTCAGATACTTCGGGATTAAATCCATACACAGTATGGTGGcttattaaaaactttaaaaaaaatggggacacCGCGATTTATATATAATCCTGCAGACAGGCTTTTTCACGCACAGTGCCCCAACACCCTTGGACGGTTTATTAAGCAAAGGCTTTGGTAGGACTGGTTCTCGCGgccccctttcttcctcattGGAGCccgaaatattttttattattattattattatttttttaaatcaaagccgGTTCCAAGAAACCGGTGGCTTTGGAAACGCGTTCCACGGAGACGCAGGGCGGGCTCCTGCGGCTgagctccgccccgccccgcgacCCCGTGACCCGGAAGCCGCCATCTTACGCTTCGCCTCCCCGACGAAACTACATCTCCCAAGATCccccgcggcggccgcggcgcgcTGGCACTTCTACTGGCCGGGCGTCGGAGCCGGGCCTGTCGCCGGCGCCATCTTTGACGCTGGCAGTCCGCGGGATTCTGCGGGTTGTTGCTGCTGCGAGGACggcgggcggccgcggcggcTCCGAGAGAAGAAAGACGTGGCAGCAAGTGGGACTCGGGGTTcggtaaagtttctgttctctGGTAACTAGACCCGCTCTTTTTTTTTGGATCCCCGGGTGGCTTGGGGCCGGGGAGGTCGGGGGCGCGGGCGAGGGGAGTGGCCGCGGcctccctcccctcgcccctgGGTCGCGGCCTAGCCCGGGGAGTCGGAGCCGGCGGCCCCGCGCGcgcggcctccccgccccccgcgggccgCCGCCcgctcgcccgcccgcccgccgggcagcccccggcccccgcccccgcggcgcccgcgcccccccgccgcgcccctcccccacttccggtgcgcggccgccgccgccgctgcccgccGCGCTCCCGATTCACCTCCTCTCGTTCCTCTCCAGGGTCCGCGCGGCCCGGGCCGGGGTGCTCAGCCTCCACACACCCAGACCAGCCTCCGACCGTGCTCCGGTATCCGACCCCCAcgcgcccctccccgcgcccgccgccccccgcgcctcgGGGCCCCCCTCCCAGTcggagcggggcgggggcgggatcCGGGACGGGGAGCACCCCCCTGAGCGCCGAGCCCCCCCGGGGgcagcgcgcgcgcgcgtgcggggCGTCCtcccgggccgggggcggcgggggtgccgggggccgggcccggcgggcgggcgggccgggggctaGCGATGCGCGGGAGGGTGAGTGCGCGCAGGTCTGCAGGCGGGGAGGGGTCCGCCGGCGTCCGGGGCCTGGCCCGCTCTGCTGCTCCCGGCGAGCTCCGTGCACGAGTGAGGGGCTGCATGTAAGGCGTCCCGGGTTCCAGAAAATGCGGGGGGGAGCCCGGGTTAACTCTGGCTGCGGACAGTAGGCGTGCGGAAGTGTAACTTGCAACTTTGTGTTAGCTTTGGACTCCCCTGGAGcgtttctttgctttgctttgctttttttctctttcctttttttttttttctaaatcccaAGTTGTATTGCTTCTTGTAGTCCGAATTGTGAGGTGGCTCCAGTGACGAGCCCTTCTTGTTGTTTAAATGACCAGTATGCGGAGTCCCGAGTTTTAGCCTCCCAGAATTGACTGTTTTGGTTGTATTGGCGAATCACAGCCCTCCTAGATGGTGAATGTTTGAATGATGCACTATGTTTTTTGTTTACATGAGACCTTTCTGGAGAATGACTAATTTTCAGAGTTAAGGGAAATCAGCCTTGCTATCTCATGAGGttccctaaaaaatattttagaagctgAAGGCATTTCAAGCAGATACAGGATTTGATGAAGCAGAAAGAACATGGGCCTGGGGTTTGGAAAGCCAAACCCTAGCTGCTGATGACCCTGGGAAAGTGGACCTTAGTTCTGTTTCCTAGAACATGAGAAGATTGTACTGTTTGAATTTAGAACTCAGAAAGTTGGAGGCGATCTACGAGCCCTCCAAGAAAGAGTTTGGGAATGTTCTTCATTGTTGTCACTTTTCCTCCAACAATATCCTGGTGTGGAAGTCATTGGTCCAAAAGGAATTTGACTCCGTACAGAAACTGGAGGAAAGTTAATGCAAGTAGAGAGAAACAACTCTATTTCTGCCTTAGTAATAAGCCTACCAACAGATTCTGCTACAAGTTTTGGAGGCAAAAAGAATGAGTATATGTACCCTAAGTGTTCCCGTTTCTTCACTTTCTCCCGGCAGAAGATGCAGCGCTTTTAGCGGTGCTGGGGTTTTGGGCTGTATTTCTGTTAATTCCAATACAGATGAAGAAGAGGTGGTAGAAGGAAAGATGGTAGCAGAAGGAATGGATAAAGAGGCAAAATTGcctgctaaaaagaaaagaaagaagggttTGCGAATTAAAGGGAAAAGGCGACGGAAAAAACTGATCCTTGCAAAAAAGTTTAGTAAGGATTTGGGATCAGGGAGGCCTGTCACAGACGCTCCTGCTCTGCTGTCTTCCAACGCCGCTGAGCAGGATGAGGAAAGCCTTTTCGAGAGCAATATAGAGAAGCAGATTTACCTACCTAGTACGAGGGCTAAGACCTCCATCGTGTGGCACTTCTTTCACGTGGACCCTCAGTATACCTGGCGGGCTATCTGTAACCTCTGTGAGAAAAGTGTTAGCAGGGGCAAGCCGGGCAGCCATCTTGGGACGTCCACCCTCCAGCGGCATCTCCAGGCAAGGCATTCACCTCACTGGACCAGGGCCAACAAATTTGGAGTCACTAGTGGGGAGGACGATTTTACTTTGGATATGCCTTTGTCTCCCTCCTCTGCCGGAAGCAATGGAAGCTTTGAATATATCCCTACGGACCCGTTGGATGATAATAGACTGGGTAAGAGATGTAATAAAACAGTATCTGATGCCctgagggcagagagagggagatttCTCATCAAAAGTAACATTGTCAAGCATGCCTTAATTCCTGGAACTAGAGCCAAGACATCTGcagtttggaattttttttatacTGATCCTCAGCACATCTCGAGAGCTGTGTGCAATATATGTAAAAGAAGCGTCAGTCGGGGTAGGCCAGGTTCCCACTTAGGAACTTCAACACTCCAACGACACCTGCAGGCCACACATCCCATTCACTGGGCTGTTGCCAACAAAGACAGCAGCGGCGCTCTTGGAAACGGGCTGGATGAGGTGGAAACTGAGAGGAACGATCTCTTGAGTGACACTTTGCAGGGAGAGAAGTCGACAGGTAGCCAGGATTTAACAGTTGAGGACCTCAGTGAGACTGATTCAGAAGAACCTCCTTTGTTAGAGGCTGCAAATCGGAGATCCGAGAGTCCTGTTCGTGTTGCAGAGGAAGATGTTGTGATACATGCACAGGAGAGAGAGCCAGCGTACTGTGGAAATACTGTCTCAAGTCAAATAAGTCAGGCAATTATTCAAATGATTGTGGAGGATATGCATCCTTATAACTACTTTTCAACACCAGCCTTTCAGAGATTTATGCAGATTGTGGCTCCTGACTATAGGTTACCATCTGAGACCTACTTTTTCACAAAGGCTGTACCTCAGTTATACGATTGTGTCAGAGaaaaaattttcttaactttGGAGAACGTTCAAAGCCAAAAGATCCACTTGACTGTGGACATATGGACCCATGACCCATCCACTGACTATTTTATTGTGACTGTACACTGGGTCTCTTTGGAAGCGACACTGTCTTCCAGTGATGGCAGGGTCCCCGATTTTAGAAAGTGGGCAGTGCTTTGTGTAACAGGTTTGGCTAAAGACTGTCTAATAACCAATATTTTACAAGAATTAAATGACCAGATTGGTCTTTGGCTTTCTCCTAATTTCCTCATCCCTAGCTTCATTGTTTCTGACAATTCCTCCAATGTGGTACACGCAATCAAAGATGGTGGTTTTACCCACGTGCCATGTCTTCTGCATTGCTTAAATATAGTCATTCAGGACTTTTTCTGTGAACACAAGAGCATTGAGAATATGTTAGTGGCCGCCAGGAAAACTTGTCACCATTTTAGTCACTCAGTCAAGGCCCGTCAGATACTGCAAGAGTTCCAAAATGATCACCAACTTCCATGGAAGAATCTGAAACAGGATGAAACTGGCCACTGGATTTCTACCTTTTATATGTTAAAGTGGCTCTTGGAGCATTGCTACTCTGTCCACCACAGCCTCGGTAGAGCCAGTGGAGTTGTGCTTACCTCCCTTCAGTGGACTCTGATGACTTACGTTTGTGATATTTTGAAGCCATTTGAGGAAGCCATCCAGAAAGTGAGCGTGAAGACCACAGGATTGAATCAGGTGCTACCCCTAATCCATCATCTACTCCTTTCCCTGCAAAAACTCAGAGAAGATTTTCAAGTCCGAGGTATTACTCAGGCACTCAACCTGGTGGACAGTTTATCTCTGAAACTTGAAACTGATACCCTACTAAGTGCCATGCTCAAGTCTAAGCCCTGTATCTTGGCTGCTTTGCTAGATCCCTGTTTTAAAAACAGTTTGGAGGACTTTTTCCCTCAAGGTGCTGATTTAGAAACTTACAAGCATATTCTCGCAGAAGAAGTTTGTAGTTACATGGAGTCCTcgcaggtcagccacattgcAACTTCAGAGTCTTCGGGGTCCTCCGCGGTAGTCACAGCCGACTCCTTTACCTCTTCCTTACGAGAAGGCGCCTCTAGTTCAGGATCTATTGATAGCTCAGCTGCAAATAATTTTGCCATGGGAAGCAAAAGCTTCATGTTTCCTTCAGCTGTGGCCGTAGTGGATGAGTATTTCAAAGAGAAATATTCAGAGCTCTCGGGCGGTGATGACCCTTTGATTTACTGGCAGAGGAAGGTGAGCATCTGGCCTGCTTTGACCCAAGTTGCCATTCAGTATCTGAGCTGCCCCATGTGTAGTTGGCAATCCGAGTGTATCTTTACTTCAAATAGCCTCTTTCATCCAAAGCAAACCATGAGCCTGGACTTTGACAATATAGAACAGCTGATGTTTCTGAAAATGAACTTGAAAAATGTTAACTATGATTATTCTACGTTGGTCCTTAGCTGGGATTCCGAGAATGAAGTAGTTCAAAACAGTGAGAAAGAAATattatcttaatttcttttcctctctccatttaAAATGAACAGTTTATTGCTATGTTATTGGTCCTGATTGCTATAGTTGTTAAAATAGTTATACTAATTATTAATAAACAAATCTGGGGAAACCTGAAAACAAAGGGCTGTAAATTCCTCAGAGGCAATATAATGTTGGCAAAGTGAACATTAACTTTCAAGATTTCATATTAGTAATAGCTGTCATTAAAGTTTGGTTTATACCgaatgagaaatttttttaaattttatttaaaaatatagtgcaGCATTGAAAGCCCTCAGGCTATTTCTGGCTGATAGATTGAATTACTAATTGGTTTTAAGTGAAAATTTCTTCCATCATGGAACATTTCATTGCTCTAAAACCAATGAGATAGAAAAAGTAAACCAAGCTGGtattcttccttttcccccagtttctgtttcttaaaaaccaaaaatctagTTTGTATTTATTACTTGgcaaagataattattttatatttggaactTGCCTCCTCATACTGGTCAGCTTTATAATTTCAACTTGAGTGTGATAGAGTTACTGTTTACATTTAATAGTGAatctatataaaaaggaaatgttcagaaatattagggaaaaaaattgGTCTTTGAAACATTGCCTTTTAAAGCTGCCTTTTTTAAGCCTTTATAAAACAGTGTAAACAGAATGTACAGGTACTTTTACATAATTCATGAGTAAATCACTTACTAACAAGTTTACAAAAATTGAGCGTAAATGGGAATTGGAATGACCATGAGCCCCATGAGCACGCCGTGACAGACCCAGTACCCATTTCCCAAAGAATGCTTCTGTGATTTTGTGCTTTTTggatgtcttttttaaaaatgcatgatgactcattattttcttaattttgaaattattttgaccACTACTGAAAATAAACAACCAATATTTTCATGTACTAGGAATCATTGCCTCACAGGTGAAATGAGAAATTATCTCTGTGATCTTTCAGGTCTGTTTCCACTCTGAAACTAGGTTTTCGTGATTGAGTGAGAAACCAGAAAAATGACGACTTTTTAGTAAAAGTCTAGTAAAAGTTTCAGACCGAATAACTAATGTAAGATcccaatttttcctttttttcattttagatttgGGGATATTCCCTGCCcaaaaatttcctggaaaattgaCTAGTATTAAGTGTGAGTAAAAGGTGTCCACTTTTTTTAAgctttgattttagttttgtctTGGATTAGTACTTGGCAAGATTTAGCCTAGAAATTATGTAGCATTTATTAAATAAGAATCAAAATTGCATTGTTACTGGGCtggtttcaaaaattaaaattcatttatatgtACCAACataggttatttttttgtttttgaaattcttAAATGGTAAACTTACCATTGTAAGCTAAAATTTCAACTCTGAAAATTTACCCTTTTACTAACGGGTAAATAGATAATTACAACGTCTTTAGTTGTAGCTAACACTAGTAAAGATTTTGGAACGAGGCTGCATAAGAAAGCCTTTGCAGGGCTGATATTGAATGTCATACCAGTGACCCTGGTATTTCTATAAGAAGAGTAAAACAAATTTCCCTTAGATAGAAGCTCTCTGTGTTTTGACAGTGCCAGTACAGGATGGCGATACTGCTGCTCTGCCTTCTCCAGCTTGCTGCACCACTGTGTAGTTACTCTATAACAATACGTTTCTATCTTTTTTGGTTAAACACTCCCTGAGGGTAAAGATGATGTTGCTATACATACATTCATATTATACACATTGAGAGATGTGTAAAGATTTCTCTTCACCTTTATTTTGTGGGCTGGGCAAAATTTACTATAACATTAATAAACTTCGTGATATTTTTGGTATATGAGTAAGTTCACTATTTTTATAATGAACCAAAATCTAAAGGCTTTTATAGTGtattttaaaagggaaaacttactcaaatgttttatttctacacatttgtgtatatgtatgtgtatgagccagttagtatatatgtgtatgtatgttctATACATAAACACTATATTTTTACATGTAAGTGTGCTTTTATTTATACAGATAATAAAGATGGGGGaaggtttctgtttttttcttaataggTGAAGAAATCTTGAAGACCAGACATTGGATCTTAATTttgatcttctttttctttttcttcttaaattataTTGTTCGCCTATggaagatggattttttttttccccaaagtaatCCTTTGACTCTCAAGTTCATCtttaaatgaactttttttggttttttctttttgttgttgttattttgttttgtttttgtttttgaggagatAACTAGCTGTAGCTGTCTCCAATCTGACAAAGGTTATTGCAATGGACTTTATCTCCCAATAGTTGGGAGATGTTTTAAAAACACGTCTTGTGTTTGAATTGTGGCTGAGAGGTTTCCTTGGCAATGTGAGGAGGAGGAAAATTCTTTCTGCCTCATTATTATTAATTCATGGATTGAGTGTTGGTTCGACCTACAGGCGTAATAGATTGGAACTGAGTGAAGACACAGACCTTCCTGTTGAGAGCAACCCGCTAATGTA carries:
- the LOC129406465 gene encoding uncharacterized LOC128031836 homolog — translated: MAILLLCLLQLAAPLCSYSITIRFYLFWLNTP
- the ZBED6 gene encoding zinc finger BED domain-containing protein 6, which codes for MSICTLSVPVSSLSPGRRCSAFSGAGVLGCISVNSNTDEEEVVEGKMVAEGMDKEAKLPAKKKRKKGLRIKGKRRRKKLILAKKFSKDLGSGRPVTDAPALLSSNAAEQDEESLFESNIEKQIYLPSTRAKTSIVWHFFHVDPQYTWRAICNLCEKSVSRGKPGSHLGTSTLQRHLQARHSPHWTRANKFGVTSGEDDFTLDMPLSPSSAGSNGSFEYIPTDPLDDNRLGKRCNKTVSDALRAERGRFLIKSNIVKHALIPGTRAKTSAVWNFFYTDPQHISRAVCNICKRSVSRGRPGSHLGTSTLQRHLQATHPIHWAVANKDSSGALGNGLDEVETERNDLLSDTLQGEKSTGSQDLTVEDLSETDSEEPPLLEAANRRSESPVRVAEEDVVIHAQEREPAYCGNTVSSQISQAIIQMIVEDMHPYNYFSTPAFQRFMQIVAPDYRLPSETYFFTKAVPQLYDCVREKIFLTLENVQSQKIHLTVDIWTHDPSTDYFIVTVHWVSLEATLSSSDGRVPDFRKWAVLCVTGLAKDCLITNILQELNDQIGLWLSPNFLIPSFIVSDNSSNVVHAIKDGGFTHVPCLLHCLNIVIQDFFCEHKSIENMLVAARKTCHHFSHSVKARQILQEFQNDHQLPWKNLKQDETGHWISTFYMLKWLLEHCYSVHHSLGRASGVVLTSLQWTLMTYVCDILKPFEEAIQKVSVKTTGLNQVLPLIHHLLLSLQKLREDFQVRGITQALNLVDSLSLKLETDTLLSAMLKSKPCILAALLDPCFKNSLEDFFPQGADLETYKHILAEEVCSYMESSQVSHIATSESSGSSAVVTADSFTSSLREGASSSGSIDSSAANNFAMGSKSFMFPSAVAVVDEYFKEKYSELSGGDDPLIYWQRKVSIWPALTQVAIQYLSCPMCSWQSECIFTSNSLFHPKQTMSLDFDNIEQLMFLKMNLKNVNYDYSTLVLSWDSENEVVQNSEKEILS